A region of the Silene latifolia isolate original U9 population chromosome 9, ASM4854445v1, whole genome shotgun sequence genome:
GATTAGGTCATTTGGATTGGTCAGTTCCGATCGACGACGATGGCGGCGACAACGCGGGGTTGTTTGGTCAACGACACAAAGTGGTCATGGTCATGGAGGTGTGGGATGGGTGGTCGAGGGTGGGGGATGAGTCATGGTCTCATGGGTGGTCAGGGATGGTGGGTAGGGGagagaatattttttttttaattttgattttattaTGAAGGGTAGTAATGAAACAATAGAGGTAAAATGTGCAGGAACTTAGGAAGTACTTCATTCGTTTCAATGAGTTGTATACGTTTGTTTTATACATGTACATTAATGCACGTTTTCTTTTGCTCATATCTTTAGCTATAcaatattaaaaattataaaaatttgatattcataaCATACTCGATAAGACAATTTCAAAAAGATCTCACATGGCTATCTTTTATATTATATATTAGAAATTATAATGAAACTTCTTCTCACTTATGAATAGTGTCCAAAAAACAAATGTATACAACTCAATGAAACGGAAAAAGTAGTAAACTTGTATACGGGATTTAACAAGTTCATTTATTTTTTTATCATTAAAACGTATACTACAATCTTAAACCCCACCGGTGGTAAAAAAAATCGTAATTGCTAAATCCAACACGCCGTTTTACTCAATCCAACACATTTTGCCATATTTTTCCATCACCGgcctttatttaaaaaaaatcaaaaaatcaaaaaatttgaaaaataaaaataaaccccAACCCAACCCCAACAGGCGACAACCCttaccacaaccacaatcacctTCCACCAGCACCGGCCGTCTGCCCTCGCCACCAACCTCCTGCCCCCCTCGCCATCAACTCCATCCCAGCCCCGCCGTCGATCAAACACTTTCGCTGCGGCTGAAGGTGGATCGAATGATGATTGCGGTTGATTCAAGGCAacgaatgtaatactacggttttttatgtctatgggtactctatcgagtggggcttactctgtcgagtaagtatgtttttacgcaaaacagtagtctgcctgttgggtactcgatcgagtacgtgtgacactcgatcgagtagggggcatttgatcgagtaagtcacttactcgatcgagtaagtgagtcttacgggttattttaccgggttttgatagtaacgcgagaaggatataaaaacatctttcgtcagtttcttgtcattttaccctattctaagtttcataagaaataaaaacaagttacgttattctcctctttcgcattgctatcaaatcttaagggctagagtcgtcagatcattgagttctttacgccgttgagaccgtcgcattgtgagtaagcttctagtatgatttttatatcgtttcattgattttagttgaaaccctaattgggtaaattgggggttttggggagtattgttgatgttagattgtgattgtatgattgtgtgtttataggaggtgatttcgttgaagaacgataatgattagctgattgtgacgatcttggtgattgctttcccaggtagggtttccctactcagtattgtttacatgacATTGTTATTAATTGATTGTTgtagttgtggttgttgttgaatATCATATTGGTAATGAATTGGATAATGGCTGATTGTATTGTTGGTTGTATAACTGTGTGTGATTtgcaaggtgcgtcctcggctgagtggagtcacttgcgggagtggcttcacgaccttgatttgccttctgtggaacacgccacagaagagatgtgcacattaaggaacttgggtttattgctcagatgagatgagcggggcttaggtgggaacggctgcggtcccccactggcggtgtggaatacttgttgcgatgagtattctggcaggactacacactttagtgtgtagtcaggtgtgtggtgatatgatggagattggtttggttggattggattgttgtattgcttttgttgcagctgtgttgttttgtgtaatcagtactaaccccgtttaattgttttaaaaaatgtggtgatccattcggggatggtgagcagttattgagcaggtatgagatgatccgcatgggatagctgggttgagtcaccacgagctgtttagaagtcttccgctgtgtcaaaaCATTCTTTCATATTGTTTTAGTTGGCTTGACAGTTTTGAGGAAcatttgtattttactttatcagttttggttttggatttgtaTCACGTTAAaacatatttaataaagtatgtttctttattgtctatttgatataccttgccccgggtaaccgagatggtagcattcccatgcctaagtggttctggtaaggcacttggagacttggagtatggaggtgttacaacgAACATGGCGCGGGGAGGGTGGTCGGTGTGGGTATGGGGGCTGGGAGCAGAGACCGGCGCGGGGATAGAGTGGTGAGGGGTGGTCGGCGGTGGTAGGGGGTGGGGGAGGGGTTGTTAGCTGTTGGGAGGTTTTTTGGGGTTTTGGATTTCTCCCTAGGTGAGAGTGAGGAATTAAGGTAAGAAATGGAAGGGAGGGGTAAACTCAAAATAAGACGGAAAAATGTGCAAAAATTAGTAAAATTGTGTGCGGAATTTAGCAAGTCCCAAAAAAATCTGTCCCCAATTCCGTAGATAAGATTTTGGCCACAAATTGCCGccaaacaaaatagaaggaacaTCTGCAAAATTACTGACACTTCACTGCTCTTTTCCTTAACACATCTTCAATCAAGCAGCCATGTTCATCATCATAATCTTACAAACTTAAACAAAAATAATCAAAATCATCTCATTGAGATAGAATGGCACTAATAATATCCAACACATTTCTAAATACACCACCATTATCACCATTATTTCGCACAGTAACACACAATCATCATAATACTAGGTTGTCTTACCATAATTTGAATCGATACACGCGATTATTCACCATTAAAGCATCATCTAACGCGAAAGAAAGCGATTACGAAGGAATTGAGGAGTCACGGTGGCTTCGGGAAGAACAGCGGTGGCTTCGTGAAGAACAGCGATGGCTTCGCGAAGAATCTCGGTGGAATTCTGAACGGAATTCGCTATTACTTCAAATTCAGCGGTTACAATCGGAATTAGATAGGATTCAAGCGAGGATTAATTGCGTTAATGTTGATGTTGATTGTGTTGTTGATGATGATTCGTTAGTTTCTCGAACTTTGGATAAAACGGTGGATTTGTTGAAAGGTTTGAAGAGTGGTGATGATTCTAAGCGAATTCCGGAGGTTTTTGATAAGGAGGTGGTGTCGGAGGTGGTTGCGCCGCCGGTGAGACCGCCGGAAAGTCGGAGTGATGAGAAGGTTGAGAAGAAGGTGGAGGAGAAAGAGAAGACGAAGGCGAAGGTTAAACCGAAGGCGAGCTCGAGTTTGAGGATGGGAGCTGAAGGAGACGAAGTTCGCATTTTGCAGGTAGTATTGGAGATTAGCTTTTCCGCGTTCtgatcatttgtttaactttgattaaaatacgtcTCACAATGAATATAAAAGTTAAACAAATAACTGAGACAGAAAGAGTAATCGTTGTGTAGTTATAGTTGGTAATTTCCATTAAATTTTGTAGCGGTGCTAGAATTCGAAGTTTCAAGTTCAGTTGTTAGGTTAGTTTCAATCTAGTCAGTTTAGCTCAGTTTAGTGTAGTTTAAGTCTATTATTTAGTTCTAATTAGTTAAGCTTCGTTAATTTTGTTTGTTggtagaaaaaaaaaatgtaatctGAGCATGAAGTAAGCTTTGTTAAAATTAAATTCATTTAGTTTGTATTCGCTATTCTTTGTCTTGATTTGGAGTATATAAATTAATGCAATTATGCAATTTTCGGCTAAATATTCTTTCAAGGTAATGTAGAAACGATATGTTTATGTTAAAAACAAAAGTGTAAAAAATGTTTGCATCTGATACGATTAAATTCAACTTCATCTTCATATATTGCAACTTTATTTTATAAGGCTTGAGGGTCATCTTATTTTGATTGGACATCGAATCTGAATTTCGTGATATTGCGTTAGGGCTcgttgtaaacatgataagatcTCGTCTCTGAGAAATAATGCTATCATAGCAGGATTTGTTTTGAGTTGTTGCTGATACTGTTGTCTGTTTGGATAGGAAGCATTGATGAGTTTAGGATTTTACTCGGGTGAGGAGGATATGGAGTACTCAAG
Encoded here:
- the LOC141599349 gene encoding uncharacterized protein LOC141599349 isoform X1; the encoded protein is MALIISNTFLNTPPLSPLFRTVTHNHHNTRLSYHNLNRYTRLFTIKASSNAKESDYEGIEESRWLREEQRWLREEQRWLREESRWNSERNSLLLQIQRLQSELDRIQARINCVNVDVDCVVDDDSLVSRTLDKTVDLLKGLKSGDDSKRIPEVFDKEVVSEVVAPPVRPPESRSDEKVEKKVEEKEKTKAKVKPKASSSLRMGAEGDEVRILQEALMSLGFYSGEEDMEYSSFSEGTSRAVKTWQASIGVREDGVMTAELLERLYGSQELQSSELSFEADIRKIDQANGAVTEVREVRETVVKKEPTDVYVSEHRVFLLGENRWEEPSRLNKTKGNTQISAGKCLTCKGEGRLLCMECDGTGEPNVEEQFLDWVEEGANCPYCEGLGYNVCDVCHGTLVL
- the LOC141599349 gene encoding uncharacterized protein LOC141599349 isoform X2, translating into MALIISNTFLNTPPLSPLFRTVTHNHHNTRLSYHNLNRYTRLFTIKASSNAKESDYEGIEESRWLREEQRWLREEQRWLREESRWNSERNSLLLQIQRLQSELDRIQARINCVNVDVDCVVDDDSLVSRTLDKTVDLLKGLKSGDDSKRIPEVFDKEVVSEVVAPPVRPPESRSDEKVEKKVEEKEKTKAKVKPKASSSLRMGAEGDEVRILQEALMSLGFYSGEEDMEYSSFSEGTSRAVKTWQASIGVREDGVMTAELLERLYGSQELQSSELSFEADIRKIANGAVTEVREVRETVVKKEPTDVYVSEHRVFLLGENRWEEPSRLNKTKGNTQISAGKCLTCKGEGRLLCMECDGTGEPNVEEQFLDWVEEGANCPYCEGLGYNVCDVCHGTLVL